In the genome of Rhodothermales bacterium, the window AGAGCGCGAGGATGCGCTCCTTCGGGAGGATCAGCTCGGCGAGGTACGTCAGCGGGACTTCGAGCCCTTTGCGGACGTACGAGCGGTGCGTCGTCAGGAATAGGTTTTTGACGAGCTGCTGCGTGATCGTCGAGGCACCGCGGGGGGCGCGGCCCCGGCGTGCGGCCTCGCGGCGGGCTTTGTCGAGCTCCTCCCAATCGATCCCGCCGTGCTGGTAGAAGCGCGTGTCCTCGGCGGCGACTACGGCGCGCTCGGCCTGGTCCGAGATCGCGCCGAGCGAGACGGGGTAGTAGCGGAACTCGAAGTCGCCCTCTTCGAAGATCGCCTCGATCTGCCGCTGGATCTGGACCGAGGTCACGGGCGGCGGCACGAAGCGCATCGCCACGAGCGACACGGTGCACAGCCCGTAAAAGATCAGCAGCGCGAGGATCGGCCAGAGGACGAGCGCGCGGAGGACGCGGAGCAGGGTGTTCCGTTGGACCTGCGCACGG includes:
- the mtgA gene encoding monofunctional biosynthetic peptidoglycan transglycosylase, which encodes MPRAQVQRNTLLRVLRALVLWPILALLIFYGLCTVSLVAMRFVPPPVTSVQIQRQIEAIFEEGDFEFRYYPVSLGAISDQAERAVVAAEDTRFYQHGGIDWEELDKARREAARRGRAPRGASTITQQLVKNLFLTTHRSYVRKGLEVPLTYLAELILPKERILALYLNVIEWGPGVFGIEAAARYHYDTSAADLSRDQAARLAAVIPAPRTRRPQNMGSYAGTIRSRMQQMGW